AACTTTGCCGACGGCTTTACGTCACCGCTCTTTTCAAACAACACATCACTACATGTGAAATATGGCGGCACGGCGTGTGGTTTATGCTGCCTGGTGGAGTGATGACTGTAATTTGGAGGAATGCAGCGAACTGTCTCATTGATGACGATGACAAACACTCTCCCTAAATCCCTTTTGTACAGCAATCCGGCCTCTCACAGACACATTAAAGCCATGTATGGTGTACAACATTCCATTTGTGGGACCTGCTCTCACTTGTTGATTGCTGGAGGAAAGtgttgcattttttttggtGTGCTTTATCGGTGGCAGTTTCACACAAGATGATTTGGGGTTGCCGTGCAAGATTTTACTTCCAGGGTTACACCTTTTCCAGCAACCTCTGACCTCTCTCCCCTGGGGATACGAGTCACAACAGGCTGATGACGTCCTCTGGTGGAAAAACCTGTCCCCTGTGACCCCTCATAACCTTAGAGCTCATTCTGTATACTCTTTGAAACAACACACAGGCCCACTCTTAAGTGGCCACGTTATGCCTCGGGCACACTGTGGGCAACAGTCTGTTCCCTGATGTTGGgtagggaggggggcatttagGGCCACGAACAGTCCACCACACATGTGAGAGATCTCTAGGAAGATCAGCAACTGTCTCGAGGTGCATTACAGCAGCTATTTTGGATGGCGCCCCAAATATTTGCTATGTAATGGGAATATCTCACCGGCCTCAGCCCAATATAGCATTGCCCTGCCCTATATATGCCGGCTGGGTTGTGACATTGCATTGTACCTCCGTAACGACACGTTTCATCTTTGCCTTTAATGGTGCGGACGATCTTGCATTTTCTGCGCAGCGAGTGCTCCGTAATTTCCTTGCACAGCTTCCACGTGAAAGCTGCAGATTGTACTTCCTGGACGCCCGGTGATGACGACGTTTCTAAACTTAGACCGGTTGGAATTGCGGTAATGTCCTTGGGGGACAAGCGAGACCCTCGTATCATATGCAAATTTTGGGAGggtgtgttttttcttcttggcaTACTTCTCAGCATGAGGTGTTTTCCAACAAAAATGTACACGCTGTCTAGTTGATGATATACAATACTATAAACGGTTGGTAGGAAAGCCAAAAGTCTGGTGACACTGAAGCCGAATATTAAACAAAGAATCCTGGagacctctctctctctccctgtcccAATGATATAATTTACAtcttccaaaaataaaaatgtctataCAATGAAACTGTATCCTGTAGCAGTGGGATTACATGAGTGTCATACATCAGTTTCCACGCTGCTCATTTTGCTTGACGCCGTGCCGATGCAATTCGCCGCGTCGCTGCGACTTTGCCTCAACTTCGTTCGCTCGTCGGGCAAGGCATCCTCCATTTCGATGAAGTTCGCGGATAACTCCGTGCCCTCATCCTTTTCAATGTCAGCTGAATATGCGCAGCTATCCACATGCTTATAGTCCACCCCGTCGTCGTCTGCTGCCGTTTCTCTATGGTAGAAGTAGTTGAAGTTTGAAACGATGACAGGCACTGGTAACGCGATGGTTAGCACACCAGCGATGGCACACAGCGAACCGACAATTTTTCCCCCTACTGTCACGGGGTACATGTCTCCGTATCCCACGGTAGTCATTGTCACAACGGCCCACCAGAAGGCATCGGGTATACTCACGAACTGCGTACTGTTCGCGTCGGCCTCCGCAAAGAACACGGCACTGGCGAACAAGATCACTCCAATGAACAAGAAGAATATGAGCAATCCTAACTCTCTCATGCTGGCTTTTAATGTCTGTCCTAGGATTTGTAAGCCTTTTGAATGTCTGGACAGTTTGAATATTCGGAACACTCTCACCAATCTGATGACCCTCAAGATTGCGAGGGACGTCGCTTGGTTCTTGGACTTCGATGAATCCGCGAGCACGGTACCCAACGTGACGAAGTACGGTACAATAGCAACGATATCTATGATGTTCATAATGTTCTTGAAGAAGGCTAGCTTGCTGGGCGATGAAATGAACCTTATCGTCAGTTCAAACGTGAACCATATGATGCATAAAGTCTCCACCACGAAGAAGGGGTCTCCGAACCCCGGTACCTCCACCTCCTCTTTCGTGAGGTCCTTGGGGTCTGTGGAGTTTGTCGTGTTCACGTATCTGTACTCTTTGAACTGTGGCATGGTCTCTAAACAGAAGGTCACGATGGACAACAAGATCACACTCACTGACAGCAAGGCAATCACTCTCGCAGCTTTCGAACTTTCTGGGTACTCAAATAGTAGCCATATCTTTTTGAGCACCTCGTTTTTGGGCAAGGGCATTTCTTTTTCCTTGATGAAGCCCTCATCCTCTCTGTATTTGTCAATAACTTCCTCTCCAAGTTCATAGAATCGGATTTCCTCCGTGAATATGTCGATGGGTACATTGACAGGCCTTCGTAACCTGCCTCCGCTTTGATAAAAGTACAATATGGCATCAAAGCTTGGTCTATTCCTGTCAAAGAAGTATTCATTCCTCAAGGGATCGAAATACCTCATTCTCCTCCTGGGGTCTCCAAGGAGGGTGTCGGGGAACTGGTTGAGAGTTTTGAGCTGTGTCTCGAACCTGAGTCCCGAAACGTTAATGATGACCCTCTCGGAGGCCGTGGGTGCCGGCGCGGGATTGGGCCGGATGGGAGGGAGCTCGGAGTCCGGCGTCTGCTCGAACCCTCCGTCCGAGCTGGACGGTCTGTC
The sequence above is drawn from the Branchiostoma floridae strain S238N-H82 chromosome 4, Bfl_VNyyK, whole genome shotgun sequence genome and encodes:
- the LOC118413061 gene encoding potassium voltage-gated channel subfamily A member 1-like, with translation MDVRALQAPATDEAREHPLVGTGTRLNDGGTGLKDAPPHSRNNSGGGTGTGTAGQNNIGNSLNAHSHTKLATTDDDRPSSSDGGFEQTPDSELPPIRPNPAPAPTASERVIINVSGLRFETQLKTLNQFPDTLLGDPRRRMRYFDPLRNEYFFDRNRPSFDAILYFYQSGGRLRRPVNVPIDIFTEEIRFYELGEEVIDKYREDEGFIKEKEMPLPKNEVLKKIWLLFEYPESSKAARVIALLSVSVILLSIVTFCLETMPQFKEYRYVNTTNSTDPKDLTKEEVEVPGFGDPFFVVETLCIIWFTFELTIRFISSPSKLAFFKNIMNIIDIVAIVPYFVTLGTVLADSSKSKNQATSLAILRVIRLVRVFRIFKLSRHSKGLQILGQTLKASMRELGLLIFFLFIGVILFASAVFFAEADANSTQFVSIPDAFWWAVVTMTTVGYGDMYPVTVGGKIVGSLCAIAGVLTIALPVPVIVSNFNYFYHRETAADDDGVDYKHVDSCAYSADIEKDEGTELSANFIEMEDALPDERTKLRQSRSDAANCIGTASSKMSSVETDV